The Geoalkalibacter sp. genome includes the window ATGCCCTTTTGCAGCACGCCGATGACGAAGCCCGCGCCGATGTTGATGAGGGTGATGATGATGCCGGCGATGGCGTCGCCGCGCACGAACTTGCTGGCACCGTCCATGGCGCCGTAGAAGTCGGCTTCCTGACCGATCTCCTTGCGCCGCGCGCGCGCCTCGTCCTCGCTGATCAGCCCGGCGTTGAGGTCGGCGTCGATGGCCATCTGCTTGCCCGGCATGGCATCGAGGGTGAAGCGCGCCGCGACTTCCGCCACGCGCCCCGCGCCCTTGGTGATGACCATGAAGTTGATCACCACCAGGATGGTGAAGATGACGATGCCCACCACGTAGTTGCCGCCCACCACGAACTGACCGAAGGAGGCGATCACCGTGCCGGCGGCCTGGGGGCCCTGGTCGCCGTTGAGCAGGATGAGGCGCGTCGAGGCGACGTTGAG containing:
- a CDS encoding FHIPEP family type III secretion protein; the protein is MQDALKNFRFETLMRNDVIVALGLVAILLVMIIPLPTILLDLFLSLNITVALLILVIGLYTVRALDFAIFPAILLVTTLFRLSLNVASTRLILLNGDQGPQAAGTVIASFGQFVVGGNYVVGIVIFTILVVINFMVITKGAGRVAEVAARFTLDAMPGKQMAIDADLNAGLISEDEARARRKEIGQEADFYGAMDGASKFVRGDAIAGIIITLINIGAGFVIGVLQKG